The Halobacillus ihumii genomic sequence CCGATTAAATGATTATTAAAGTTCAGCACAAGGAACAGGTCTTTGACGTCTTAATTGACGTTGAAGACTTCAACCTTATAAGTAAAAGATATACGTCTTTGAAAATACGTTCGGGAAACGGTTATGTTGTCGGATATGTAAAAGGAAGTAACGGTAAACAAGAATATCTTCACCGTTACTTGTCACAACCAAAAGAAAACGAATTTGTTGACCACAGGAATAGAAACAGACTTGACAACAGAAAGAAAAATCTTAGAAACGTAACGCCAAAAAAGAACGCACAAAACCGCAATGTTTCAGGAAGGTCTAAAAGCGGCGTTCGTGGCGTTGAAAAGAATCATAATAATTGGCGTGTTCGTTTCTTTGTTGATGGACAACGAAAGTCATTCGGAAGTTATGAAACAATTGAAGAAGCGGAACAAATTGCAAAAATTAAAATGGGTGAATACGGTTGCTT encodes the following:
- a CDS encoding HNH endonuclease — its product is MIIKVQHKEQVFDVLIDVEDFNLISKRYTSLKIRSGNGYVVGYVKGSNGKQEYLHRYLSQPKENEFVDHRNRNRLDNRKKNLRNVTPKKNAQNRNVSGRSKSGVRGVEKNHNNWRVRFFVDGQRKSFGSYETIEEAEQIAKIKMGEYGCL